DNA from Hwangdonia lutea:
CAGCAGAATTAGTAAAACCAATGCGCGAAGATTTAACCAATGTTGGTTTTGAAGAGTTACAAACTGCCGAGGCTGTTGATGCTGCTTTAGCAAAGGAAGGAACGACTTTAGTGGTTGTAAATTCGGTTTGCGGTTGTGCAGCGGCCAATGCGCGCCCAGGGGCGAGAATGAGTTTACAAAACGCCAAACGACCAGACCATATAACCACTGTTTTTGCAGGTGTTGATAAGGAAGCTGTTGATAAGGCTCGAGAATATATGATTCCGTTTCCTCCAAGTTCACCATGTGTGGCCTTGTTTAAAGATGGCGAATTGGTGCACATGTTAGAGCGCCACCACATTGAAGGCAGACCAGCAGAATTAATTGCAGAAAACTTGGTTGACGCCTATAATACGCATTGTTAAAATTTAGATTTCTTTTAATTGGGCTAAAAAGATGCCTAAAGAATAAAATGAAATTAGACCTGTTATGTTAAAACATGACAGGTTTTTTTAGTTAAATTAAGTTTGAAATCACTTAGATTTGATTAAACTTTAATTTTTTGAAAGCCCATGATAAAATATATCATCCAACAAACGAAGCTTCCGAAACAAGGTGTGAAAAACACCATTGCATTGCTTAATGAAGATTGTACCATTCCGTTTATTTCGCGCTACCGAAAAGAACGAACCGGAAATTTAGATGAACTTCAAATTGGAGATATTGTAAAGTACAAAGATCTATTTGAAGCTTTAAAAAAAAGAAAGCTTGCCATTTTAAAAGCACTTGAAGAACAAGCGGTTTTAACGGATGAATTAAAGCAAAAGATAGAATCGACCCAAGATGTAACAGCGCTCGAAGATTTATACTTGCCTTATAAAAAAAGCCGAAAAACAAAAGCTGAAAAAGCGCGACAAAACGGCTTGGAACCACTCGCAAAAATTATTATGTCTCAAAATGCAAACGATTTGGAATCCATTGCATTGAGATATGTAAAAGGTGATGTTAAATCAGTTGAAGACGCTTTGGAAGGTGCTCGCCATATTATTGCAGAATGGATTAACGAGCGTACCGATATCCGGAATAATATCCGTCATCAGCTCGAGCGATTTGCT
Protein-coding regions in this window:
- a CDS encoding BrxA/BrxB family bacilliredoxin, whose translation is MYPAELVKPMREDLTNVGFEELQTAEAVDAALAKEGTTLVVVNSVCGCAAANARPGARMSLQNAKRPDHITTVFAGVDKEAVDKAREYMIPFPPSSPCVALFKDGELVHMLERHHIEGRPAELIAENLVDAYNTHC